The Lycium barbarum isolate Lr01 chromosome 10, ASM1917538v2, whole genome shotgun sequence genome includes a region encoding these proteins:
- the LOC132615881 gene encoding F-box/FBD/LRR-repeat protein At1g13570-like — translation MMPPKGKKHCRSLPPDAFTSLPDHVIDVILMRLPCKDAVRTSILSKKWRYHWCRLTELKLDYELWETKKDILNSAVKFTKIIYQILTLHEGPITKFILNVFHLKSCPKIDNFIYFLSKNGIQHLVLHFPLNNLCRLPSSLFTCSQLRHLNLHNCIIHHPSTFEGFDSLISLELCEVTISSEMIKSLISLCPLLERLVLEISELLDTIEINAPMLRSFDFKGCISSLCLKNVPLLAKVSLIGKDSHEAGYVDFAKLFESCPALKHLLLDFYYSELFTEARDQAPTRLPFDINSVKRFDLPAIVLMDSYGLSCALCWMRSFPYLEYLEIRVYNDAEDDHVPESLELERFADVTFNHLREVKLGCFIGIAFEMQLIKLLLAKSPVLVRILIDPWIDDEPPDTRSKILAEVSKFSHASPEAEVVYQSEETEG, via the exons ATGATGCCTCCTAAGGGAAAAAAGCATTGTCGAAGTTTACCTCCTGATGCATTTACCAGTCTTCCTGATCATGTAATCGATGTCATTTTGATGCGTTTGCCTTGTAAAGATGCTGTGAGGACAAGCATCTTATCAAAGAAATGGAGGTATCATTGGTGCAGACTTACAGAGTTGAAGCTTGATTATGAACTTTGGGAAACAAAAAAGGATATACTAAACTCTGCAGTTAAATTTACAAAGATCATCTACCAGATTTTGACCCTTCATGAAGGACCCATTACTAAGTTTATCCTCAACGTTTTTCATCTAAAGAGCTGTCCTAAGATTGACAACTTCATATATTTCCTCTCTAAGAATGGCATTCAACACCTTGTTCTTCACTTTCCGCTAAATAATCTATGCAGATTGCCTTCTTCGCTTTTCACATGTTCGCAGTTGAGGCATCTAAACCTTCATAATTGCATAATACACCATCCATCGACCTTTGAAGGATTTGATAGCTTAATTAGTCTGGAACTATGTGAAGTCACAATTTCTTCTGAAATGATCAAAAGTTTAATATCTCTTTGCCCTTTGCTTGAGCGGTTGGTGCTGGAAATCTCAGAACTTTTAGACACAATTGAAATTAATGCTCCCATGCTAAGATCCTTTGATTTCAAAGGCTGTATAAGTTCTCTCTGTCTAAAGAATGTCCCTCTTCTGGCTAAAGTATCTCTGATAGGTAAGGATTCTCATGAGGCAGGTTATGTTGATTTTGCAAAACTTTTCGAGTCTTGTCCTGCTCTCAAGCACCTCCTCTTGGACTTCTACTATTCCGAG CTCTTTACGGAAGCAAGAGATCAAGCACCAACAAGGCTTCCCTTTGATATTAACAGTGTCAAACGTTTTGACCTGCCAGCAATTGTGCTAATGGATTCATATGGGCTCTCATGTGCTCTTTGCTGGATGAGAAGCTTCCCATATTTAGAATATCTCGAGATTCGG GTTTACAATGATGCCGAGGATGATCATGTTCCAGAATCCCTTGAACTCGAACGTTTTGCAGATGTGACATTTAATCACCTAAGGGAAGTTAAGCTGGGATGCTTTATAGGAATAGCGTTTGAGATGCAGCTTATCAAACTTTTATTAGCCAAGTCTCCAGTATTGGTGAGAATTCTAATCGATCCATGGATAGATGATGAACCTCCTGACACAAGATCAAAAATACTCGCCGAGGTATCAAAATTTTCTCATGCATCACCTGAAGCAGAAGTAGTCTACCAATCAGAAGAAACGGAGGGGTAG